The DNA sequence CAGCGCGTACTGCCCGCCGAGGGACAGGTCGACCTCGCGCATCGCCAGCGGGAACACCATCCCGCAGGCCATCAGGCCGACGTAGACCGAGCTCTGCGCGGTCGAAAGCAGGTTGACCGGGCGCAGGAAGTCCGGGTGCGCCAGCCCGACGACGACCACCAGGACGACCAGGACCAGCACCACCCCGAGCTCGTCGCGCACGACGTGCCGGTACCACGGGCGCGGGGCGGTGTCGGCGGACATAGCCGCGAAGGTCACCAGCCCGTCACCGGTTCGGCAAGACGCGCGTTTCGGTGGGTGAAACGGCGGCCTTGCCCGCGGACCGGGCCGGCCGCCAGGCTGCCGGCCATGCCGTCCAGCAGCCGGGTCGCCGTGGTCACCGGGGCCGCCAACGGGCTCGGCCAGGAGTTCTCCGTCGCCCTCGCCGGGCTCGGCCACCGCGTGGCCGGTTGGGACATCGAGAACCAGGCCGAGACGTCCGCGCGGGTGATCGCCGCGGGCGGGGAGTTCCTGCCGGTGACCGTCGACGTGACGCACCCGGTGGCCGTCGAGGCGGCGGTGGAGCAGGTCGTCGACGCGTTCGGCGCACTGCACATCGTCGTCAACAACGCCGGGATCTACCCGCCGATCGCCTTCGAAGAGACCACTGTGGACGATTGGCGCGCGGTCCTGCGGCTGAACCTGGAAGGCCCGTTCCTGGTCACCAGCGCCGCGCTGCCGCACCTGCGGGCGGCCGGCTGGGGCCGGGTCGTGAACATCGTGTCCGCGGTCGTCTTCCTCGGCCCGCCGGACCTGGTCGCCTACACGACCTCCAAGGCGGGGCTGGTCGGGTTCACCCGCTCGCTGGCCGCCGCCGTCGGCGCGGACGGCATCACGGTGAACGCCATCTCCCCCGGGCTGACATCGACCGCGACCGCCGCGCGGACGACCGGCGCGGGCGGCGGCTTCGAGCGGGTCCGCGCGCGGCAGGTCGTGCCCCGCACGGAACGCCCGGCGGACCTGGTCTCGACGCTGCGGTACGTGTGCGACGAGGGCAGCGGGTTCCTCACCGGCCAGACGCTCAACGTCGACGGCGGTTCGGCGTTCCACTGAATCAGGGAAAGTGACGACGCACTGAATCAGGGAAAGTGACGGGGAGGGCGGTGTGCACCAGCTGCTGGGCGCCGGCGAGGCCGCGGTGGTGACCCGGGTCTGCGAGCTGCTCGTCCCCGGCTCGGCCGCCGCCCGGCCGGACCGGTACCTCGCCGCGGCCCTGCCGGCCCTGGACGCGGGCGAGGAGGACGCGGTGCGCGCCGCGATCGGGGTCATGGCCGGCGTTTCGGACGCGGCGGAGCTGGCCCGGCTGGCCGGCAGCGCCGCCTTCGACCGGTTCCGGCGGCTGGCGATCGAGGCCGGCTACGGCGACCACGCCCCGCCGGGGCGGCGCGGCCCCGACGGGGCGGACGTCCTGGTGGTCGGCCGCGGCGGCACGCAGCTCGCCGCCGACCTGGCCGGGCGCGGCGCGGACGTGCTGCTCCTCGACAGCGTCCCGGCGCCCGCCCGGTTCGCCGCCGCCGGGGACGACGTCACCCTGGCCGCCGAGCCCGAACCGGTCGCCGCGGAACGCGCGCCCGAGACGTTCCTCGCCGGCCTGTCGCCGTGGTACGACCACGTCGAAGCCCGGCTGGGCCCGCCGGACGGGCCGCCGCCGCGGGACCGGCGCGTCGAGCCCGGCTTCACCGCCCTCGGCACCGGGCTGCGGCCGCTGCGCACCTGGTCCCCGCGTCCGGACCCGGGCGGGGCGCGGCTGCGCACCCGCTGCGCCGTCCGCCACGTCGTGCTCGACACGGCCGGCCGCCGGCCGCGGGTCACCGGTGTCGCCTACACCCGCGACGGCGGCGACGGCGAGCTGCGCGCCCCGGTCGTCGTGCTCGCCGCCGGTCCGCTGGACACCCCGCGGATCCTGCTGCGGACCTGGGAAAACGCCGGGCTCGACACGCCATCGGGGCGGCTGGTCGGCCGCGGTGTCGGCCTGCGCCCGGCGCGGTACGTGTACGGCCGGTTCGCCGAGGAGGGCGACTGCCGGACGGGCGC is a window from the Amycolatopsis sp. cg9 genome containing:
- a CDS encoding GMC oxidoreductase, whose translation is MHQLLGAGEAAVVTRVCELLVPGSAAARPDRYLAAALPALDAGEEDAVRAAIGVMAGVSDAAELARLAGSAAFDRFRRLAIEAGYGDHAPPGRRGPDGADVLVVGRGGTQLAADLAGRGADVLLLDSVPAPARFAAAGDDVTLAAEPEPVAAERAPETFLAGLSPWYDHVEARLGPPDGPPPRDRRVEPGFTALGTGLRPLRTWSPRPDPGGARLRTRCAVRHVVLDTAGRRPRVTGVAYTRDGGDGELRAPVVVLAAGPLDTPRILLRTWENAGLDTPSGRLVGRGVGLRPARYVYGRFAEEGDCRTGACWQGGEVTVEATVRPEPVAFAQGLVDARHRPLWGAGLAGAVRAYGRWSGLRVLVTDDNTAVADLGVGGEVVVGKRFSAAERRKLATALEFAVAVLRAAGAREVVWSGLSAAHPQGGAPMGDDPARSVTGPDGRCHDVDGLYVGDGSLLPAVLPVRPALTVLALAAKVAGAIR
- a CDS encoding SDR family NAD(P)-dependent oxidoreductase, with product MPSSSRVAVVTGAANGLGQEFSVALAGLGHRVAGWDIENQAETSARVIAAGGEFLPVTVDVTHPVAVEAAVEQVVDAFGALHIVVNNAGIYPPIAFEETTVDDWRAVLRLNLEGPFLVTSAALPHLRAAGWGRVVNIVSAVVFLGPPDLVAYTTSKAGLVGFTRSLAAAVGADGITVNAISPGLTSTATAARTTGAGGGFERVRARQVVPRTERPADLVSTLRYVCDEGSGFLTGQTLNVDGGSAFH